Proteins from one Ranitomeya variabilis isolate aRanVar5 chromosome 1, aRanVar5.hap1, whole genome shotgun sequence genomic window:
- the LOC143793457 gene encoding uncharacterized protein LOC143793457: protein MSPGSDVETLTSLCLQNIAENMQSVWMADYMDKNMEEYNFLYIEGPFNQLAGPLVQQLIRILGDSHKLTKAGLHLLLHPHLTELSLRPCACLVNKAMVQLLTVRCKFLISLDLHSCNRVPAASLALLVERLPRLQKLYLSDTQSDSLVLAAIGSFCQRLRELDLSRCKKISASSLLTLVYDARTGRFCCQALRVLLLQDVMPKGNTEQWVHAVCFVLLALPYLEQFANPSMADAMRLLYLRKLNPSNFPPENFPSLFEVAKTRHAKLGKKENTNTVAQDTVLCLKKLEDLDEDDACTVGSLCQGLEEVGISLSNQTEGSWSLVQWPNLTRLILHCPDCPQRRLEEVLTTIHPISKNLRLLSLQNLLWCHEESLSTLVTWCPNLQSFQSHLTVPRHTASHNDPELPPWPVDPLLLPHLHTFSLLLEGDDVLHPTFLHKLGGFLVSLLKGCPKLESLSLCRIPAPLDGVFEAVYGSHQPEPLQKLREVSLCSSNITQWGVSLILRAKNDLKVLDLSHCKDVTCRDHHKLQEGARQDKRSVSITWQ from the exons ATGTCACCAGGCAGCGATGTGGAGACACTCACGTCCCTGTGCCTGCAGAACATTGCAGAGAACATGCAGAGCGTCTGGATGGCGGACTATATGGACAAGAACATGGAGGAGTACAACTTCCTATATATCGAGGGGCCCTTCAACCAGCTGG CCGGGCCCCTGGTGCAGCAACTAATACGGATCCTCGGAGATTCTCATAAGTTGACTAAGGCCGGACTCCATCTGCTTCTCCATCCTCACCTGACTGAGCTGAGCCTGCGCCCATGTGCCTGCCTAGTCAATAAAGCCATGGTCCAACTCTTGACTGTCCGCTGTAAG TTCCTGATATCTCTGGACTTGCACTCCTGTAACCGGGTCCCCGCTGCCTCTCTGGCCTTGCTGGTGGAGCGCTTGCCTCGCCTCCAGAAGCTCTACCTCTCAGATACTCAGAGCGATTCACTCGTCTTGGCTGCCATTGGCAGCTTTTGTCAGAGACTCCGTGAGTTGGACTTATCACGATGTAAGAAGATTTCCGCATCTTCCCTGCTGACTTTAGTGTATGATGCAAGGACCGGACGGTTCTGCTGCCAGGCTTTGCGAGTGCTGCTCCTGCAGGATGTAATGCCAAAGGGAAACACTGAGCAGTGGGTCCATGCTGTATGTTTTGTATTACTGGCCCTCCCCTACCTTGAGCAGTTTGCCAACCCTTCTATGGCCGACGCCATGCGTCTTCTGTACCTCAGGAAGTTGAACCCTTCTAATTTTCCCCCAGAAAACTTTCCCTCATTGTTTGAGGTGGCCAAAACCAGACACGCCAAGTTGGGCAAAAAAGAGAACACGAACACTGTGGCACAGGACACCGTATTATGTCTTAAAAAGCTTGAAGACCTTGATGAAGATGATGCGTGTACAGTGGGATCTTTGTGCCAAGGACTCGAAGAAGTGGGCATCTCCCTCAGTAACCAAACTGAAGGGTCATGGAGTCTTGTCCAGTGGCCAAATCTCACCCGCCTGATTCTGCACTGCCCTGATTGTCCCCAGAGAAGGCTGGAGGAGGTCCTGACCACAATCCATCCCATCAGTAAGAACTTGCGCCTCCTGTCACTGCAGAATCTGCTCTGGTGCCATGAGGAGTCCTTGTCCACCCTGGTAACCTGGTGCCCCAACCTGCAGAGCTTCCAGAGTCACCTCACTGTGCCCCGTCATACTGCTTCACACAATGACCCTGAGCTTCCTCCGTGGCCAGTTGACCCTCTCTTGTTACCCCACCTGCACACCTTCAGCCTTCTCCTGGAGGGAGATGATGTTTTGCATCCCACCTTTCTACATAAACTTGGGGGATTCTTGGTATCTCTTTTAAAGGGTTGTCCTAAATTGGAGTCTTTGTCACTCTGTAGGATCCCAGCTCCTCTTGATGGGGTGTTCGAAGCAGTGTATGGGTCACATCAGCCTGAGCCTCTCCAGAAACTGCGGGAGGTGTCACTGTGCAGCAGTAATATCACCCAATGGGGGGTTTCTCTAATACTGAGGGCCAAAAATGACCTAAAGGTTCTTGACTTGTCTCATTGTAAGGACGTGACATGCAGAGACCACCACAAGCTGCAGGAGGGGGCGCGGCAGGACAAGCGGAGCGTgagcatcacatggcagtga